One Paracidovorax avenae ATCC 19860 genomic region harbors:
- a CDS encoding methyl-accepting chemotaxis protein, which produces MFRTASTQRRFSVLICVFFFLLLLGTFAVIQLSVKPDLSALEGKVAAANVDQISVRISEQLRQVEAQSRSITQTVALLSSDQIDVLQPGLVDQYGDPNVFGGGIWPLPNQREQGRDKFSTFFARDGSNKLVVNTHWNSPESLKYWEQPWYENGKTAPKGQCKWAKAYQDAASPQPRTNCAMPIYKGDTLWGVSTIDVTLGFFNRLVADMEARIQGQILIVEADGKIVSNSSRIQGNIVLKNLSEIASTSPMAAEILRLMPQVQGGAMVEQAYQGDGGAQMLFLKPIPGSPWLIATSIPASLLAVNSQRILTKLAAVQVPMAIVLLALMVLGIRLFMRRLSVLKANIDALSAGEADLTRRLPETGGTEFSEVAQSFNAFIARLQGVVGQVVNGASSIAAASSEISSGNQDLSVRTEEQAAFLQETAGSMDQITSTVKQNADSANQANRLATDAFQVATRGGQVIGNVVETMDSISASSKKVVDIIGVIDGIAFQTNILALNAAVEAARAGEQGRGFAVVASEVRSLAQRSAEAAKDIKHLIADSVAKVESGSALVVQAGTTMQEIIATNTNMAAIMGEIMAASVEQSKGIDRVNQAIAQLDTTTQQNAALVEEVSAAARSMQEQTSLLIQVVGAFKV; this is translated from the coding sequence ATGTTCCGCACAGCCTCCACCCAGCGACGGTTCTCCGTCCTCATTTGCGTGTTCTTCTTTCTGCTGCTGCTCGGCACGTTTGCCGTGATCCAGCTATCGGTGAAACCCGACCTGTCCGCGCTGGAGGGCAAGGTTGCCGCCGCCAACGTGGACCAGATTTCTGTGCGCATCAGCGAGCAGTTACGGCAGGTGGAGGCCCAGTCGCGCAGCATCACCCAGACGGTGGCGTTGCTGTCCAGCGACCAGATCGACGTGCTGCAGCCCGGGCTGGTGGACCAGTACGGCGACCCGAACGTGTTCGGCGGCGGCATCTGGCCGCTGCCCAACCAGCGCGAACAGGGACGCGACAAGTTCAGCACTTTCTTCGCGCGCGACGGCAGCAACAAGCTGGTCGTGAACACCCACTGGAACTCGCCCGAGTCGCTGAAGTACTGGGAGCAGCCCTGGTACGAGAACGGCAAGACGGCGCCCAAGGGCCAGTGCAAGTGGGCCAAGGCCTACCAGGACGCCGCCAGCCCGCAGCCGCGCACCAATTGCGCCATGCCCATCTACAAGGGCGACACGCTGTGGGGCGTGTCCACCATCGATGTGACGCTGGGCTTCTTCAACCGGCTGGTGGCCGACATGGAGGCCAGGATCCAGGGCCAGATCCTGATCGTGGAGGCCGACGGCAAGATCGTCAGCAACAGCAGCCGCATCCAGGGCAACATCGTGCTGAAGAACCTGTCCGAGATCGCATCCACCTCGCCCATGGCGGCAGAGATCCTGCGCCTGATGCCCCAGGTGCAGGGCGGCGCCATGGTGGAGCAGGCCTACCAGGGGGACGGTGGCGCGCAGATGCTGTTCCTGAAGCCGATTCCCGGCAGCCCGTGGCTGATCGCCACCAGCATTCCGGCCTCGCTGCTGGCGGTGAACAGCCAGCGCATCCTGACCAAGCTGGCGGCCGTGCAGGTGCCCATGGCGATCGTGCTGCTGGCGCTGATGGTGCTGGGCATCCGCCTCTTCATGCGGCGCCTGAGCGTGCTGAAGGCCAACATCGACGCACTGTCCGCCGGCGAAGCCGACCTGACGCGCCGGCTGCCCGAAACGGGCGGCACCGAATTCAGCGAGGTCGCGCAGAGCTTCAACGCCTTCATCGCGCGGCTGCAGGGCGTGGTGGGCCAGGTGGTGAATGGCGCCTCGTCGATCGCGGCGGCGTCCAGCGAGATCTCCAGCGGCAACCAGGATCTGTCCGTACGCACCGAAGAACAGGCCGCGTTCCTGCAGGAGACGGCCGGTTCGATGGACCAGATCACCAGCACCGTCAAGCAGAACGCCGACAGTGCCAACCAGGCCAACCGGCTGGCAACGGACGCCTTCCAGGTGGCGACGCGCGGCGGCCAGGTGATCGGCAACGTGGTCGAGACCATGGACTCGATCAGCGCCTCGTCGAAAAAGGTGGTGGACATCATCGGCGTGATCGACGGCATCGCGTTCCAGACCAACATCCTGGCGCTGAACGCCGCGGTGGAAGCCGCCCGCGCGGGTGAGCAGGGCCGGGGCTTCGCCGTGGTGGCCAGCGAAGTGCGCAGCCTGGCACAGCGCAGTGCGGAGGCGGCCAAGGACATCAAGCACCTGATCGCGGATTCGGTCGCCAAGGTCGAATCCGGCAGCGCGCTCGTGGTGCAGGCCGGCACGACCATGCAGGAGATCATCGCCACCAACACCAACATGGCCGCGATCATGGGCGAGATCATGGCGGCCAGCGTGGAGCAGAGCAAAGGCATCGACCGTGTGAACCAGGCGATCGCGCAGCTGGACACCACCACGCAGCAGAACGCCGCGCTGGTCGAAGAGGTATCGGCGGCCGCGCGCTCGATGCAGGAGCAGACCAGCCTGCTGATCCAGGTGGTGGGAGCGTTCAAGGTCTGA
- a CDS encoding ABC transporter substrate-binding protein: protein MKRFLKAGLALAVAGAAGVSHAATELVIATVNNGHMIEMQKLTPFFEKANPDIKVKWVTLEEGTLRQRVTTDIATKGGQFDVMTIGLYEAPIWSKKGWLKPIATDAAYDVDDLLPAIRSGLSHEGKLYAAPFYGESSMLMYRKDLADKAGVKFGERPTWAEVKAFADKAGDPKAGVYGMCLRGKPGWGDNMAFLSTLVNTYGGQWFDMAWKPQIDTQPWKEAIGFYVDLMKKDGPPGASANSFNENLALFSEGKCAAWVDATIAASFISDPKQSKVADKVAFAQAPVAVTAKGANWLWSWNLAIPASSTKDEAAQKFIRWATSKEYIQLVAREEGWRNVPTGTRKSTYANPEFQKVATFAAAELKAIESANPNPGENTQPKSPYAGVQYAAIPEFQAIGVGVGQQMSAALAGKVTVEQALKTSQTLAERDMKKAGYYK from the coding sequence ATGAAGCGTTTTCTGAAAGCGGGCCTCGCCCTGGCCGTGGCCGGTGCAGCCGGCGTGTCCCATGCCGCCACCGAACTCGTGATCGCGACCGTCAACAACGGCCACATGATCGAGATGCAGAAGCTCACCCCCTTCTTCGAGAAGGCCAACCCCGACATCAAGGTCAAGTGGGTCACCCTGGAAGAGGGCACGCTGCGCCAGCGCGTGACCACCGACATCGCCACCAAGGGCGGCCAGTTCGACGTGATGACCATCGGCCTTTACGAGGCGCCGATCTGGTCGAAGAAGGGCTGGCTCAAGCCCATCGCCACCGACGCGGCCTACGACGTGGACGACCTGCTGCCCGCCATCCGCAGCGGACTGTCGCATGAGGGCAAGCTCTACGCCGCCCCCTTCTACGGCGAAAGCTCCATGCTCATGTACCGCAAGGATCTGGCCGACAAGGCCGGCGTGAAGTTCGGCGAGCGTCCGACCTGGGCCGAGGTGAAGGCCTTCGCTGACAAGGCGGGCGATCCCAAGGCGGGCGTCTATGGCATGTGCCTGCGCGGCAAGCCGGGCTGGGGCGACAACATGGCCTTCCTGTCCACGCTGGTCAACACCTACGGCGGCCAGTGGTTCGACATGGCCTGGAAGCCGCAGATCGACACCCAGCCCTGGAAGGAGGCCATCGGCTTCTACGTCGATCTGATGAAGAAGGACGGCCCGCCCGGCGCGTCGGCCAACAGCTTCAACGAGAACCTGGCCCTCTTCAGCGAAGGCAAGTGCGCGGCCTGGGTGGATGCGACCATCGCCGCCTCGTTCATCAGCGACCCCAAGCAGTCCAAGGTGGCCGACAAGGTGGCGTTCGCCCAGGCCCCCGTCGCCGTCACGGCCAAGGGCGCGAACTGGCTGTGGTCGTGGAACCTGGCCATCCCGGCCAGCTCGACCAAGGATGAGGCGGCGCAGAAGTTCATCCGCTGGGCCACGTCCAAGGAGTACATCCAGCTGGTGGCCAGGGAAGAGGGCTGGCGCAACGTGCCCACCGGCACCCGCAAGTCCACCTATGCCAACCCCGAGTTCCAGAAGGTCGCCACCTTCGCCGCGGCCGAGCTGAAGGCGATCGAATCCGCCAACCCGAACCCGGGCGAGAACACGCAGCCCAAGTCGCCCTATGCCGGCGTGCAGTACGCCGCCATCCCCGAGTTCCAGGCCATCGGCGTGGGTGTGGGCCAGCAGATGAGCGCCGCGCTGGCCGGCAAGGTCACGGTCGAGCAGGCCCTGAAGACCTCGCAGACCCTGGCCGAGCGCGACATGAAGAAGGCCGGCTACTACAAGTAG